Proteins from one Elgaria multicarinata webbii isolate HBS135686 ecotype San Diego chromosome 3, rElgMul1.1.pri, whole genome shotgun sequence genomic window:
- the LOC134395558 gene encoding zinc finger protein 91-like: MLENSGNVDSLGDWQDNEKYQVPSMVSSEATQHEEGKELFGKRSGPKFQRRNLTINRKEKSSISLGPDTHELQISQEDHNEKERNKCAFCGKIFKHTSGLIIHCRTHTGEKPYKCVECGKSFSQNSSLTSHKRSHTGEKPYKCIECGKCFIDKGTLTNHQRIHTGKKPYKCMECGKSYTEGGALRRHQRIHTGEKPYKCMYCGKCFSRTEPLIIHQRAHTGEKPYKCLVCGKNFRTYSHLLVHQRSHSGEKPYTCMVCGKSFSQSKNLTIHQRIHTGEKPYKCLECGKCFSDKGTLTGHHRTHTGEKPYKCMVCGKSFSRSSHLTGHQRIHTGEKPYKCMDCGKSFSDSGKLHKHHKTHTGEKPYKCMECGKSFSDSGTLTIHQRIHTGEKPYECMECGKCFTHSGARTIHQRTHTGEKSYKCLECGMSFIQSSSLRSHQRTHTGERPYKCMDCGKSFSQSSHLTGHQRIHTGEKPYKCLECGRCFSDHNAFTVHQRSHSGEKPYKCLVCRMSFIQSSSLRSHQRTHTGEKPYKCMECGKCFSYSSSLSSHQITHTGEKPYKCMECGKSFSQSRSLTVHHRSHTGEKPYKCMECGKCFSDRRTFTVHRRTHTGEKPYKCMECGKSFSHSSSLRSHQITHTGVKPYKCLDCGMCFSDSRTLTVHHRTHTGEKPYKCMLCGKCFNDSKTLTVHHRTHTGEKPYKCMVCGMCFSSSKTLTVHQRTHTGEKPYKCMTCGKSFSRSSHLTGHQRIHTGEKPYKCLECGRCFSERKTLTVHHRIHTGEKPYKCMECGKSFSDGRTLTVHHRTHTGEKPYKCMEC; encoded by the exons ATGCTGGAGAACTCTGGGAATGTGGACTCTCTGG GTGATTGGCAAGACAATGAGAAATATCAGGTGCCATCTATGGTGTCATCAGAAGCTACCCAGCATGAAGAGGGGAAAGAGTTATTTGGGAAACGAAGTGGACCCAAATTCCAGCGGAGAAACCTGACAATTAATAGGAAGGAGAAATCCTCTATTTCTCTGGGTCCTGACACCCATGAACTCCAGATCTCACAAGAGGATCATAAcgaaaaggaaaggaacaagTGTGCATTCTGTGGGAAGATATTCAAACATACTTCTGGATTAATAATACATTGCAGAActcacacgggagagaaaccatataaatgtgtagagtgtggaaagagcttcagtcagaattcAAGCCTCACTTCACATAAAAGGTCACACacgggagagaaaccatataaatgcatagagtgtggaaagtgcttcattgATAAGGGAACACTTACTAACCATCAAAGAATACATACAGggaagaaaccatataaatgcatggaatgtggaaagagctacaCTGAAGGTGGAGCACTTAGAAGACATCAAAGAAtacatacaggggagaaaccatataaatgcatgtactgtggaaagtgcttcagtcgtACTGAACCACTTATTATCCATCAAAGagctcatacaggggagaaaccctataaatgcttagtgtgTGGAAAAAACTTCAGAACCTACTCGCATCTTCTTGTCCATCAACGAAGTCATagtggagagaaaccatatacatgcatggtgtgtggaaagagcttcagtcagagcaaaAATCTTACTATCCaccaaagaattcatacaggagagaaaccatataaatgcctggagtgtgggaagtgcttcagtgATAAGGGAACACTTACTGGCCATCATAGAACTcatacaggggaaaaaccatataagtgcatggtgtgtggaaagagcttcagtcggagcTCACATCTTACtggccatcaaagaattcatacaggtgagaaaccatataaatgtatggattgtggaaagagcttcagtgacaGCGGAAAACTTCATAAacatcataaaacacacacaggggagaaaccatataaatgcatggagtgtggaaagagcttcagtgatagTGGAACCCTTActatacatcaaagaattcacacaggggagaaaccatatgaatgcatggagtgtggaaagtgcttcactCATAGTGGAGCACGTACtatccatcaaagaactcacacaggggagaaatcatataaatgcctggagtgtggaatgAGCTTCATCCAGAGCTCAAGCCTTCGttcccatcaaagaactcacacaggggagagaccatataaatgcatggattgtggaaagagcttcagtcagagctcacaTCTTACtggccatcaaagaattcatacaggagagaaaccatataaatgcctggagtgtggaaggtGCTTCAGTGATCATAATGCATTTACTGTCCATCAAAGAAGTCAttcaggagagaaaccatacaaatgcctgGTGTGTAGAATGAGCTTCATCCAGAGTTCAAGCCTTCGttcccatcaaagaactcatacaggggagaaaccatataaatgcatggagtgtggaaagtgcttcagttaCAGCTCAAGCCTTAGTTCCCATCAaataactcacacaggggagaaaccatataaatgcatggagtgtggaaagagcttcagtcagagcagaaGTCTTACTGTTCATCACAGAagtcatacaggagagaaaccttataaatgcatggagtgtggaaagtgcttcagtgatCGTAGGACATTTACTGTACATCGAAgaactcatacaggggagaaaccatataaatgcatggagtgtggaaagagcttcagtcacagCTCAAGCCTTCGTTCCCATCAAATAACTCATACAGGagtgaaaccatataaatgcctggatTGTGGAATGTGCTTCAGTGATAGTAGAACACTTACTGTCCATcacagaactcacacaggggagaaaccatataaatgcatgttgtgtggaaagtgcttcaatgATAGTAAAACACTTACTGTCCATcacagaactcacacaggggagaaaccatataaatgcatggtgtGTGGAATGTGCTTCAGTAGTAGTAAAACACTTACtgtccatcaaagaactcacacaggggagaaaccgtataaatgcatgacatgtggaaagagcttcagtcggagcTCACATCTTACtggccatcaaagaattcatacaggagagaaaccatataaatgcctggagtgtggaaggtGCTTCAGTGAGCGTAAAACACTTACTGTCCATcacagaattcacacaggggagaaaccatataaatgcatggagtgtggaaagtcctTCAGTGATGGTAGAACACTTACTGTCCATCACAgaactcatacaggggagaagccatataaatgcatggagtgttaa